The DNA region CAAAAGGACAGGCTATCGCATCGGGGTGATCTCTAATTGTACTTATGATGAAATTGCAGCATGGGAATCCTCGCCACTTTCCGAACAGGTTGATGTACCAATTTTCTCATGTATGGAAGGAATAGCGAAACCGGATCCCGCAATTTATCAACTCGCGTGTGATCGTCTGGACATCGAAACCGATGCTGTGATTTTCGTTGGTGACGGCGGGAGCGATGAGTTGAACGGCGCGGCTACAGCCGGGTTAAAGCCAATTTGGGCGACATGGTTTATTGAGACGTGGCCTTGGGATTGGGTGACAAAAGTAGCCGGAAGTGCCCATACATTTCCTCGATGCCGAAAGATTTTTGATTTATCCAGTCTTATTGATAGTATAATATGACCTATCAGTTTGGTTAAGGGAGGAAATGATGACACCATCGCCCAACAACTGTGAGGGTTATCTCAAAAATCACTCTATCCCAAGGGAAGTGACGGTGGAAGATTTGTCGACAGTGGAGATTGAGGGTATCACACAAACTGTATTTGTTACGTCTGATCTTCATCCAGCAGCCGATCTCCTATTCATCTTTGGAACTTCTACGATTGATGGTGAGGTTTTGGAATCCGTGGCGCGTGATTGTCAGCAGAAACGTTTTCCTAAAGTCATAGTCACCGGTTTGAGTGGACGACTCTATTCCGAAACAGGCAAACCTGTAGCACACATCATGCGCGATGAACTCATGGCACGCGGTGTTCCATCAGAGCTGATCTTCGTTCAAGACAGATCAACAAACACACTTGAAGATG from Candidatus Poribacteria bacterium includes:
- a CDS encoding HAD-IA family hydrolase, coding for RHSKVPPYKRLGVTQDAFDRERAVHYHACMTGKLHDYSSLLREICRACQVVPPEDEISLMQAERLAAKARPFERIDPRIIEMLKTLKRTGYRIGVISNCTYDEIAAWESSPLSEQVDVPIFSCMEGIAKPDPAIYQLACDRLDIETDAVIFVGDGGSDELNGAATAGLKPIWATWFIETWPWDWVTKVAGSAHTFPRCRKIFDLSSLIDSII
- a CDS encoding YdcF family protein, giving the protein MEDLSTVEIEGITQTVFVTSDLHPAADLLFIFGTSTIDGEVLESVARDCQQKRFPKVIVTGLSGRLYSETGKPVAHIMRDELMARGVPSELIFVQDRSTNTLEDVAFSLDVLEKHDISPESIAFLCKAHHSGRCLRTLRKFFPSQTLSPVTYLAEYEGVKVSKADWYQHEVSRGRVYGEYLRIIEYTRRGDIANL